The genomic DNA ctttcaaaaaaattacaaaccctaatttcaaaaaaataaaaaacccttaattccaaaaaataaaaaaccctcAAACCTGGCCTGTCTCATGGATGATAGCTAAATCTTTATCACCACCCTCACGATCATCATCGGTAAAGGTAAGTCTTTTAACGTCGAACGAATCAAAAGGATCGAACTCGAGGATAAAACAGTCCTCTGTTTCTTCGAATCTCTTCATGTCTTGTCTTCTTTTCAAACAGAATATGCCTCTGAGTGGTGTGTCATCTTCTTTCACCACTTTTGTCTCCATTTCctctctcacaagtcacaacaatAACTCGCAGAGGTAGAAACGGAAGACTAGAGACTCGAAAACGTTGCCCTTCTTCCTTCCGCACGTTTTCAGGGTTAGAGTCTTAGATGGAGCAATTATAAAGGCCTTTCGTGGTTTGATAATATGGGCCTAAATATTATTAGGGCCCAATTAGATTAGTGACttgacttattaaaattaaaactatggtttttataaaattataattaagcaTGTTATGAATAATAATGTAAACACATCACTTTCTTCTTGCCCCGTACTCTATATAGAATGATATGTTACAAGCTGATACATATTGAAGTTTCGCAAATTGGGACTAGGAAACGTTACTGCTTGTCAAACAAGCTGTTAGTTCAAGGTTTGGTCTGTTCTATAAATTCACTGCAAAATACTATTATACTGGAACCCTTCAGGAAGCGTATATTTTGGCATTGTCATTTCGAACATTATCAATGCATTTCAGATTACATTACCAATCTCGATAATTAGTTCAGACATAAGTCTTCCAAAGCTAGTAATCGGAGTCATATTCATCGTAATCGGAGTCATAGTAAGAGTTCCCACTCTCAATGGTCAGTAGCTTCAGCTTCCGCTCCATAGAGTCCGCTGAAGCATTGCAATGCGAAGACTTCCACTGTGCACAAGGAGCAGGCTTATCGCACACGTAACAGTAACACTGCATAATAATATTGTTGAActctatactattaaaatacTTTCCATATTTAATCGACAAAACAGACAGTTTCATAGGAGACTTAAAAAACATTAGGCAACAAGTTAATCCATTTCAtacttctatatttttttttccttaccaTCTCACAGTGAGTTGCATTAGAAGTTGATCCAAATGGAAAATTCAAGCATAGATGTCTTGGATGTGGGTAATCTCTACAAGCAACCTGCTcaagagttttttcttttatataacaATTTCAAGATTATAAACGTATAactaaaccctaattaatcaaaaccctaatttcaaaaaCTCGAACCTGTCCTGTCTCATGGATGATGGCGAGATCTTTATCACCAGAAAAGTTGAGTCTTTTAACGTCGAATGAATCAAAAGGATTGAAATCGAGGATGAAGCAGTCCTCTGTTTCCTCGAATCTCTTCATGTCTTGGATGGTTTTCACGCATAAAATGCCTCTGAGAGGACTCCCTTCTTTTTCCAAAGATGGTGTCGTTGTTCTCGCCTTCCTCTCCATTGTCTCTATCCAAAACCAATTCGCAAAGATCTAAATGAAAGAGTACTGGAAGACCAAACGTTGCAATGAGAGTAAGGTCTCTATATTTTACTAACAAAAAGAGTGGTCTCTGACTTATTAAAGAGAATTGAGATGAGAGGAAGGCCTTTATGCTTTAACAATATGGGCCAACTTAATGGCCGAAAACTATAAAGTGTCAGTCAACCTGAATAAAATCATACTTGGAAAATAATACATTGTACACTGATAACGAAACATTTAACTCGTCATTCTATAATTGACTAAAATGGCACAATATTGTTGTTTTTCCAGTGCAAAACATCACAAGTTTATCAAGTTGTCAAATTTTGAACATAATTAGGGATTGAATTTTTTATCGTATGtttcgagttttttttattcCGTTAATTAATATACAAGAATTATTTTTAGGAGCTGTattgcagtttttttttatttattgaaaggttttttttttttttttaagctgaGCATAATTTTTCAAAAGTTGGTATTTGAAGGTCCCAAATTAATAGAGATATTCCGAGTCGATAAAAAACACGAAGTAGCACCAAAATATGGACTGACGAGGAAGTAGTGAAAATGGTATTGTTTAAGATACTACAATATGGCTAGTTGAGTGGTTGATATTGTGTCAGTCAAAATTGTACTTGTATCTCACCTATATATTATGgttcaataaattttatgatttggacttttttttgtttgtgtttatagGATCTCCCAGGAAGTGGACGTATGATTTGGACTTTCAGATTAAGTATTTGCTGCGTCTTTCATTCTGGTCTCTGCATCATTGTAAATTTATGTGCATTATGCCCACATGACCACATGTTCACGtgtaccaaaaaattaaataaaatctaaggatataaattaattgttaaagaaaaacacaataccttttgatccaaaaaaaggaaaagaaaaagaacacaaTACCTTagattttattatgtttttttttggataaaagaTATATACACGTAAACATGTGGCCACAATGCACATAAATTTACAACTCTGttcatttaataaaataaacaaagttccTCTGAAGATCTCAGATGTTTCATGACCCttagaaaagaagaatttgAGTATCCTGTTgcaaaaatcaatgaaaattgaAACCATGAATTTTTGACTGCTACTTGTTTAATACTTAAATTGCATAGTATGACATATGATgtttatataaaactaaaatattttgttttgtagcttaGCCGGCAGATTTAATAATGGCTGAGTcgaagaagaaaatagaaaataagtgGTGAATTTTTTTATAGCTACATGTAGCTTTCAAAGCTTAGACGCTAATCCGTTTACTTATGTGCATAGTTGATCGctagtttctttctttaactCAAACTTCAACTATTCCAATTACCAAAATTCTTACAATACATATTCTATAATTTCACAATATACTTTTTATCCAATTAAAtagtatcttatataataaagtagagaaCCACTAAAAACTTGTTTTCAGAGACTGTCACATGACATCTGTTTATTGCCATGtctcctttattttttgtttctttttaaagaaaagaatttTGATTCAAAGTAATACATTATTGTGAAACCTAATTTACACGCTTGAGATTAGAACGAACTCGAATCGAGAAAAGAACAAGATAGAAAACGAAACGACACAAGAAGATTTAACGAGTTCGGACTTCGATGTGAAGCCCTACGTCTCGCCGGCGTCGGTACACCGGAATCCACTAACTCAGCTCAAACTCGAGCTTATACTTCGTCGGTTACAATCGCTCAGATCTTTCTCTctacaactctctctctctctttctacaaTGAAATCGATACAGtcaaaggaagaagacgatAGATCTTTTTAAGGATCTAACAAACCCTCACACGTGCAAGCGTGTAACCAATGAGAGAAGAGCGAGTCGACGCTTTAGCAGATAACCGAGACTTAACCAGTCTCAATTGAACTAACCGGTTCACCAGCTAAACCAGCTTCCTGGAAACCTTCTATTCCAATTAGAACGTTTCCATCACTTGGTTAATTCCACATTAACCTTCTGATCTTTGTACTACAACCTTCAAATCTCCACCTTAGTCAAAGATCTCTTTCTTGGTGAATCCTTGTATCCAAACCCGGACACCTGCTTAACGTCCAAAACTGGACTCCCTAATTTCTCGAGACTCGAAGCATCTGTAATGCTTCCTGAAACTTCCAAACTGGTAGTACCTTAGTAAAGATATCTGCAGGATTGCTCTCCGTGGGAATCTTTACTACACTGATAACGCCCTTGCTGATGAGATCTCTCATGAAGTGATACTTGACATCAATGTGTTTTGTCCTTTCATGAAACACTGCATTCTTTGACAAAGCTATCGCACACTGCGAATTGCAATGCACCTTTACCGTATCCTGCGGAAACTCAAGTTCTTCTCCTAAACCCTTAAGCCACATTGCTTCCTTAACAGCTCCAGACAATGCAATGTACTCAGCCTCGGTAGAAGACTGAGCTACCACTTTTTGAAGAGTTGACCTCCAACTGATAGGATTGCCTCCTGCAGTAAAAACCATACCGGAAGTAGACCTCCTTTGAGTAGCATCTGACGCATAGTCAGAATCACAGTAACCAGTGACAACAAATTCTCCCTGCTTCCTGAAGCTTAAACCCAAATCAATAGATTCCCTCAAATACCTGAAGACCCATTTAACTGCTTGCCAATGAACTTTGATAGGTCGACTCATAAACCTGCTGATCAGACCCACAGGATGAGCCAAATCAGGTCTGGTACCTATCATCCCGTACATGAGACTTCCCACTGCACTTTGATAAGGAATTTTTCTCATGTAATATGCCTGTCGACTTGACTTTTCTTCAGACGCAGCCTTTAACTTGAAATGAGCACCAAGAGGAGTCGCAACAAACTTTGCTTGATCCATTCTAAACTTCCAAGAATCTTCTTTAAGTAACTCTCCTGAGAAATCTTCAACCTGTTTGTTGATCTATCACGAACAATCTCCATCCCTAGGATCTTCTTAGCCTCTCCAAGATCCTTCATTTCAAACTCCAAACTCAACAAAGACTTCAAGCTCTGGATCAAGTCTGCATCCGTCGAAGCTATtagcatatcatcaacataaagaaGTAGGTAAACATAAGCTCTACCTTTAACCTTCTTGTAATACACACAACTGTCATAGTTGCTCCGGTTGAAACCAATTTGAGTCATGAACTCATCAAACCTCTTATTCCACTGTCTAGGTGCTTGTTTCAACCCATACAGTGACTTCTTTAGTAAGCAAACTTTCTCCGGATATTTCTTGCTTACAAACCCTTCTGGTTGCTCCATGATGATATACTCATCTAAATACCCGTGTAGAAAGGCCGTCTTCACGTCCAACTGATGCAGCTCCATATTATAGTGATTCACTGCTGCTAACATATACCGAATAGAGACATGTTTGACGACCGGAGCAAAGATCTCCTGATAGTCAACTCCTTCCTTTTGCGAGAAGCCTCTGGCCAGCAGCCTTGCCTTAAACCTAGGTGGATCAGAGTCTGTCATTCCTGCTTTCCGTTTGAAGATCCACTTGCAGCTTATTGGCTTACAGTCTTTTGGCCTGTCTATCAGATCCCAGGTGTTGTTCTTGTACTGAGAACTGATTTCCTCTGTAGCTGCTTCCATCCATATGTCACTATATGGATCCCTGAGAGCCTCAACAAAGCTTTCCGGCTCAGTGAGACCTCCATCTTCAGACAAAAAACACACATATGCCTCCATATCATCCTCCTCGGTGCCTATATCATAATCCCAGAACCTCACTGGCGGCACAACCTGTCTTCTGACTCGATCCCTGGCTAACTGATAGCTACCTGGGTCCTGATGACTTCCACTTTGACTTGCAACTTCGGTACTCTGAACCTCAGGATCAACCACGACCTGCTTAGAAGAATCACCCTGTTCCGGTAGAACTCCACCTTGAGAAGAATCTCCTAAGATCCTGTATTCAcctgcaaaatcaaaacttaaaggTTTATCAGTAGACAAAACAAGTTGATCATTACCTGTGCTGAGTCAGACTTAAAGTCCTTGAACATCACGTCCTCCTTGAAGACCATGTTCCTACTGATAACACACTTCTTGTCGTCTAGAACCCATATCCGAAACCCCTTAACACCATCTGGGTAACCAGTGAAGACTCCTTTCTTTGCACTTGGCTCTAACTTTCCTTCATTTGAATGAATATATGCTAAGCAACCAAACCTCCTTAAACCATCTAAGGAAGGCATCACCGACGTCCACATCTCCTCAGGGACCTTGAAATCAATGGCTGAAGAGGGAGATCGGTTTATCAAATAAACTGCTGTAGATGCAGCTTCTGCCCAAAACCTCTGACCGAGATCACTCTCACTTAACATACTCTGAACCTTGTTCATAATGGTTCTGTTGAGTCTCTCTGCCACtccgttttgttgaggagtgtaggTGCATGTCCTGTGTCTGACAACACCTTCATCTTTGTAGAAACGATCAAACTGTTGATTGCAGAACTCCAGACCGTTGTCTGTGCGAAGCTTCTTAACCTTTCTTTCTGATTGAGtctccaccatcttcttccaGTCAACGAAACTCCTGAACGCCTCATCCTTGGATCTCAAGAAGTAAATCCAAACTTTTATGGAATAATCATCTGTGAAGGAGATGAAATACTGACATCTCCCCAAACTCATAGGTACATTAGGAGAACCCTACAAATCAGAATGCACATAGTCCAATTTTTCCTTGGTGACATGTTGAGCTGAACCAAAACTCACCTTGTGAGTCTTACCGAAGACACAATCTTCACAGAAGTCAACTCCCGAAACTTTACTGTCCTTGAAGCAACCTCTCTTAGCAAGAACCTGAAGACCTTTCTGACCAATGTGTCCTAATCGACTATGCCACAACAGATTTTGTTCATCTGCTTGAGCAGAGACAGCCAGCTCATTCAACTCTGCAACGTGTGCTTCTGCAGACTTAGCAAACCCATCTAGAATATAAAGTGTTTGGCCCCTCGTACCCTTCATGAACACTGTACAACCTTTCACGACTTTGAGAACaccattttctcttttaaactCACATCCTTTCAACTCCAAAGTGCCAAGAGATATCAAATTTCGAGAAATATCAGGCATGAACCTGACATCATGCAAAACAAACGTTGTACCATCCGGGTTCTGGAACCTGATCGACCTTATTCCTTTCACTTCACAGTAAGTGTTGTTTGCCATTCTGACCTTCCCATTTGACAACTCGTTCATCTCCATGAACAGGTCTCTCTTTGAAGTCATGTGAAAGGAACAAGCTGAATCCAAAATCCACTTGTCATGACTGATGTTTTCCGTAGCCAAATTAACCTCTGATGCTACCAAACCTAATAAATCCTGAGCATCGTCCTTAACCATTGCTGCCTCGCCTTGGTTTTGTGACTGAGTATTCTTTCCCTTGTTCCTCTCTAGCCACTTGTAACATTGCTTCTTGTAGTGGCCCTCCTTTCCACATACCCAACAAATCTTTTTCCCACCATCTCTTGATTTAGACCTCTGCtgattcttgttgttgttctgctGAGGGTCTCTGTTCTCTGACCTTCCTCTTACAAAATGAGCCTCAGAGATATTCTTCAAACCATTACTATCCCTAAGTTCCATCTCCTTTGATCTAGCAGCACTCGCAACTTCCTCAAACCTGATCCTTTCTCTTCCATACCTCAAAGTCTCCTTGAGTAACTCATACCTAGCTGGAAGGGAACTAAGCAACAAGACCGCTTGAACCTCATCTGGAACCTCTATATCTAGATGACTAAGATCAGCTATCAACTTCAAGAACTCATCAATATTCTCGTCTAAAGTCTTAGACTCATGAATCTTGAAATTGTAAACCTTAAGTTGTAGATAAACCCTATTTGGAAGAGTCTTTACCATAAACAGACGCTCTAAGGTTAACCACGTCTATGCAGCAGTATAACACTTTTCGATCTTTCTCAAAACCTTATCCCCAACATTCAAGAAGATGACATGCTTTGCCTTGTCATAGCGATCGAGTCTTGTAGCCTCATCCTggatcagcttcttcttctttctcggaTCTGAGTCTTCGGATTCTGTTAGCACCTGAGGTGTGTGCTCCGATAACACATCCTTCAAACCGAGGACGCTCAGATGTGCGAACATCCTTGTTCTCCATAAGGAGAAATCTCCAGTTCCATCGAACAACGCGACTTCCAACTTCGCACTCATTGTAGATCTTGATTCGACTTAGGACGAAGccttggctctgataccaatttgtgaAACCTAATTTACACGCTTGAGATTAGAACGAACTCGAATCGagaaaagaacaagagagaaaacGAAACGACACAAGAAGATTTAACGAGTTCGGGCTTC from Camelina sativa cultivar DH55 chromosome 2, Cs, whole genome shotgun sequence includes the following:
- the LOC104729276 gene encoding uncharacterized protein LOC104729276 — translated: METKVVKEDDTPLRGIFCLKRRQDMKRFEETEDCFILEFDPFDSFDVKRLTFTDDDREGGDKDLAIIHETGQVACRDYPHPRHLCLKFPFESTPKSSDCDLCYCYICDKPAPCAEWIVSRSQNWHCTAYDSALWNSLRRK
- the LOC104753933 gene encoding uncharacterized protein LOC104753933, which produces MERKARTTTPSLEKEGSPLRGILCVKTIQDMKRFEETEDCFILDFNPFDSFDVKRLNFSGDKDLAIIHETGQVACRDYPHPRHLCLNFPFGSTSNATHCEMCYCYVCDKPAPCAQWKSSHCNASADSMERKLKLLTIESGNSYYDSDYDEYDSDY